The following are from one region of the Paenibacillus sp. KS-LC4 genome:
- a CDS encoding SDR family NAD(P)-dependent oxidoreductase: MKLKTKSPDLTQLRLRSQDELPKAAIKEVSNHDIAIIGIYTRFPNARNTEAFWQNIKNGVSCVTKFPEKRREDADRYVRYSGQAELPYSNGAYLEDIDAFDYSFFNIPPKEALLMNPRQRVFLEAAWNVFEDAGYGPQQLSGSNIGVYAGHIGDVESYVYREMIEAVDPTLASAAMPGNLSSIIPSRISYLLNFKGPSMTVDTACSSSLIAVDLACQALRRGDCEMALAGAVRLNLLPQNKNHAKLGIESTDDETRAFDDEADGSGMGEGAAIVLLKPLSKAKRDGDSIYCVIKGSAVNQDGASMGITAPNPSAQTAVLRKAWKEAGIDPATIAYIETHGTGTKLGDPIEIEGISKAFEKYTDKKQFCAIGSVKTNIGHLYDCAGIAGLIKAALALKHQLLPPSLHFKKPNKQIPFIDSPVYINTSQKPWAQGEAPRRCGVSSFGLSGTNCHMVLEEYTPQTAATEQAAAAPEPSYMIPLSAKSEEALHTLLLHMGEYFEGEQRASLKDISYTLAAGRDHHPLRLAFIAADIADLKQKLHQLIASRQPLMGLNVPWLSNGASKPAGDHAHSAQLAERLVKQLKTADVLERPELLQQIAELYTAGAAIGWSAMYRGNKAKRAHIPVYPFERKRSWLQIPESAPAERENALFYTMKWMEEAAEHGVRTLRGETVLIMGEWQQLSQQLEEEGVHCIQVKRGSYYQVLSPESYIISEKEEDYDKLTEAIKHVKFTKILHLLCYNGPNELISAEQLSERQSLGVFSLFHLTKALLRAGVGHKHEIIIAADYVNRITGEEACLKPENSPLFGLGKVIGIEYPHITCRAIDVDALTTARDVIAEMGLSKKTYQIAYRNGERFAEIMEETDVEKMQGKPVSVKEEGVYVITGGAGNLGLLTAKHLASKGKINLALLNRTPLPKQEDWPSHLEQDDGSRLHDTIKKLQEIAATGAQVECIPLNVTSLDEMSAAMERLRQKYGKINGVIHAAGVAGRGFLIRKDTAVFEEVLNPKVMGTWILDKVTEQDELDFFVLFSSGVSLVGEMGQGDYTAANCYLDAFADYRRKRGKPALAINWVVWDGARMGEGTSETIDSIFKTLPAALALHGFDQAVSKDLGRVLIGEVNTSNPRGLELFSKDVFHLPEKLRAIMFSDSSKEQAVLGKTQRAQEAKVKLLGSKNGSYSEVEQTLASLYREVLGYEELSIHDTFFELGGDSVQLHRLHKLVDQRYTGQTSIADLFAYASIARLASFLTKEDSKAIKPNTAARHAPASHEDDIAIIGMSALFPGADSVDQYWTNISNAVDCTGPIPQERRIYAEDYLAATGQSPAEHPGYMDCAFVEGIDEFDYRFFRISPKEANLTDPCQRVFMQKAWHAIEDAGYGGDKLRGSRTGIYVGFANIIRDSYQKMLTDVDPVMMSEAIVGNVSAMLPSRISHMLDLKGPTMVVDTACSSSLVAVHLASNAIRGGDCDMAIVGGVKLFLIPLDHEHNKIGIESTDGKTRTFDAYADGSGSGEGTAAIILKPLSKAKADGDHIHAVIKGSAINQDGASMGITAPNPAAQTDVITRAWEKAGIHPESIAFFEAHGTGTALGDPIEISGLKQAIESYTDKKQFCAIGSVKSNIGHLNEGAGMASIIKSVMALKHRVIPPTLYFQTPNPKIDLHDSPLFINAQSRKWENEEQPMRCAVSSFGLSGTNCHMIIEEYTPEATESNEEAKCQAPPQILTLSAASKGSLIRLIRQYANRFENGTAGTLADICYTANTGRGHYAHRLALMVSDGADLIGKLKHLAEQESLSPLSAAGVYYGEYRAVSDERSIRNPGDITEARKSELGRAGEQAVMALENVPAAARTEALEQLCQLYVQGADIPWEQLYAEQKHAKVQLPVYPFERTKCWADFPKYAKQALPRTASAAAADTAVAVDKLPAAFTMSWKQQERLVVSAAKPADGVTVIVRDSDGFAERLASALRDQGRQVLIAHPPDWSISEETAAAEGRMLADYSQLLQEAAEQGIAQIIHCGSLTRSGISSIEELKASQHRGAMSLFLIMKAWAACGFEQAAEIVVLTENACRISGVERQLRPENAPLLGLAKALSKEHSNISCRSIDMDEEPKLEDILSELSMNSDSRLVAFRNGIRYVEVFEPCSSLNTPNGEELTVQAGAVYLITGGTGGIGLETAKWLSIKGRIKLVLVNRSELPDRRTWDSILLQNEDLKLCEKIAAIREIEASGSEVILYRSDVSQYDETAAMLEDIRLTHGEIKGIVHGAGIARTESIMEKSLDTFEQVIRAKIYGTWLLDQLTQQDRLDFFIMYSSIATMLETGYQSDYLAANAYLDAYSAAPSSDGRRRLTINWTTWQGKGMASDQNFQADTIFKTIQAARALELLDLVWCTPESRVLIGELNLESRMALWLHNYAIQLSADIATSLETLNERLAQVPERSSKSAGYAAVTLIGSEHDAFSETERQVAEACKGVLGFTEIDIHESFFEMGADSLMIRQIYQKLSQLYTEEVVITDMFEYPTVHKLAKHIERRQVGMDTAAAAPINNRTVLQDDELNRMFDELDNGALDLEQVLSKLGSKER; the protein is encoded by the coding sequence ATGAAGTTGAAGACGAAGTCGCCGGATTTGACGCAATTGCGTTTAAGAAGCCAGGACGAACTGCCAAAGGCAGCCATAAAGGAAGTAAGCAACCACGATATTGCTATCATCGGCATTTATACGCGTTTTCCAAATGCCCGCAATACAGAGGCGTTCTGGCAAAATATTAAAAATGGGGTAAGCTGCGTCACGAAATTTCCGGAAAAACGCCGGGAGGATGCTGATCGGTATGTCAGATACTCGGGACAAGCGGAACTGCCATACTCCAATGGTGCGTACCTTGAGGATATTGACGCATTTGACTACTCCTTCTTCAATATTCCGCCGAAGGAAGCGCTGCTGATGAATCCTCGTCAGCGTGTATTTTTAGAGGCGGCATGGAATGTGTTTGAAGATGCGGGATACGGGCCGCAGCAGCTTTCTGGCAGCAACATTGGGGTTTATGCCGGACACATCGGAGACGTTGAAAGCTATGTATACCGGGAGATGATTGAGGCCGTTGATCCCACCCTGGCATCAGCAGCGATGCCGGGAAATTTATCTTCTATTATTCCAAGCCGGATTTCTTATTTGCTTAACTTCAAAGGGCCCAGCATGACGGTAGATACCGCATGCTCCTCCTCGCTTATAGCTGTCGATCTGGCCTGCCAGGCGCTTCGCCGAGGAGACTGCGAAATGGCGCTGGCTGGCGCAGTGCGCCTTAATCTGCTTCCGCAAAACAAAAATCACGCGAAGCTGGGCATCGAGTCTACGGACGATGAGACCCGCGCTTTTGATGATGAAGCCGACGGATCAGGAATGGGGGAAGGCGCTGCGATTGTTCTGCTCAAGCCACTCAGCAAAGCGAAGCGGGATGGCGATTCGATCTACTGCGTCATCAAGGGCAGCGCGGTGAATCAGGATGGCGCCTCTATGGGAATTACGGCTCCGAATCCTTCCGCCCAAACGGCCGTTCTTCGTAAGGCTTGGAAGGAGGCGGGCATTGATCCGGCAACGATTGCCTATATCGAAACACATGGCACGGGGACAAAGCTTGGCGACCCGATTGAAATTGAAGGAATTAGCAAAGCGTTCGAAAAGTATACGGACAAAAAGCAATTTTGTGCGATCGGATCTGTGAAGACGAATATTGGCCATCTCTATGATTGTGCAGGAATAGCCGGGCTAATTAAAGCGGCACTGGCGCTCAAGCATCAGCTGCTTCCGCCAAGCCTCCACTTCAAGAAGCCGAATAAACAAATTCCTTTTATTGATTCGCCAGTATACATAAACACGTCCCAGAAGCCATGGGCGCAAGGAGAGGCTCCGCGGCGCTGCGGTGTCAGCTCATTCGGCTTGTCGGGTACCAACTGTCATATGGTGCTGGAGGAATATACCCCTCAGACAGCGGCCACTGAACAGGCGGCAGCCGCCCCGGAGCCATCGTATATGATTCCGCTATCGGCGAAAAGCGAGGAAGCGCTTCATACGCTGCTTCTCCATATGGGCGAATATTTTGAAGGGGAGCAAAGGGCCAGCCTTAAGGATATTAGCTATACGCTGGCGGCAGGGCGCGATCATCATCCGCTTCGTCTCGCTTTTATTGCCGCAGATATCGCCGATCTTAAGCAGAAGCTGCATCAGCTCATCGCAAGTCGGCAGCCTTTAATGGGCTTGAATGTTCCTTGGCTCTCTAATGGTGCATCGAAGCCGGCGGGCGATCATGCTCATTCCGCACAGCTAGCCGAGCGGCTTGTCAAACAGTTGAAAACCGCTGACGTACTTGAGCGCCCAGAGCTGCTCCAGCAAATCGCAGAGCTGTACACGGCTGGAGCGGCCATTGGATGGTCCGCTATGTACAGAGGAAATAAAGCCAAAAGGGCGCATATCCCCGTTTATCCGTTTGAGCGGAAGCGCAGCTGGCTGCAAATTCCAGAGTCTGCGCCTGCTGAGCGTGAAAACGCACTCTTTTACACGATGAAGTGGATGGAGGAGGCAGCAGAGCATGGAGTCCGCACCTTGCGGGGAGAAACGGTTCTTATTATGGGCGAATGGCAGCAGCTCTCGCAGCAGCTAGAGGAGGAAGGCGTTCATTGCATTCAGGTTAAACGGGGCTCGTACTATCAGGTGCTTAGCCCGGAATCCTACATCATCAGCGAGAAAGAGGAAGATTACGACAAACTGACGGAAGCTATTAAACATGTGAAGTTTACAAAAATACTGCATTTGCTTTGCTACAACGGACCGAATGAGCTGATATCGGCGGAGCAGCTTAGTGAAAGGCAGAGCTTAGGCGTGTTCAGCTTGTTCCATTTGACTAAAGCGCTCCTGCGTGCAGGCGTCGGACATAAGCATGAAATCATTATTGCAGCCGACTATGTAAACCGAATTACCGGAGAGGAAGCGTGCCTGAAGCCAGAAAACTCGCCATTGTTCGGCTTAGGTAAAGTCATTGGCATTGAATACCCGCATATTACTTGCAGAGCGATAGATGTAGATGCTTTGACTACGGCACGCGATGTCATTGCGGAGATGGGTCTTAGCAAAAAGACTTATCAAATCGCTTATCGGAACGGCGAGCGTTTTGCAGAAATAATGGAAGAGACGGATGTTGAGAAAATGCAGGGCAAGCCCGTTTCAGTGAAAGAGGAAGGCGTGTATGTCATCACAGGCGGCGCTGGAAACCTTGGTCTACTTACGGCAAAACATTTGGCGTCCAAAGGAAAAATAAATTTGGCGCTGTTAAACCGTACCCCGCTGCCAAAGCAGGAGGACTGGCCCTCGCATTTGGAGCAGGATGACGGCTCACGGCTGCATGACACCATTAAGAAGCTGCAAGAAATTGCTGCTACTGGAGCACAGGTTGAGTGTATCCCGCTTAACGTCACCTCGCTCGATGAAATGAGCGCCGCCATGGAGAGGCTGCGGCAAAAGTATGGAAAAATAAATGGCGTCATCCATGCGGCTGGCGTAGCGGGCAGAGGCTTTCTCATTCGCAAGGACACCGCCGTATTCGAAGAGGTGCTAAATCCGAAGGTTATGGGCACCTGGATTTTAGATAAAGTCACCGAGCAGGATGAGCTCGACTTCTTCGTTTTATTTTCGTCAGGCGTTTCACTTGTTGGCGAGATGGGGCAAGGCGATTATACCGCTGCCAACTGCTATCTGGATGCTTTTGCTGATTATCGAAGGAAGCGCGGAAAGCCAGCTCTTGCCATTAACTGGGTCGTGTGGGACGGTGCGCGAATGGGTGAAGGAACGAGCGAAACGATCGACAGCATTTTCAAAACGCTGCCCGCAGCATTAGCGCTCCATGGCTTCGATCAAGCCGTCAGCAAAGATCTGGGACGTGTATTAATCGGTGAGGTGAATACGTCTAATCCGCGAGGTTTGGAGCTGTTCAGCAAGGATGTTTTCCACTTGCCAGAGAAGCTGCGAGCTATCATGTTTAGTGACAGCAGCAAGGAGCAGGCGGTTCTAGGCAAGACGCAGCGGGCGCAGGAGGCGAAGGTGAAGCTGCTAGGCAGCAAAAACGGCTCCTATTCCGAAGTGGAGCAGACGCTGGCGAGTCTGTACCGCGAGGTGCTCGGCTATGAGGAGCTGAGTATCCACGATACTTTCTTCGAGCTAGGCGGAGATTCGGTGCAACTGCATCGCTTGCATAAGCTGGTAGATCAGCGGTACACGGGACAAACCTCAATAGCCGATTTGTTCGCTTACGCTTCAATAGCCAGGCTGGCGTCATTTTTGACAAAGGAAGACAGCAAAGCAATCAAGCCAAATACCGCTGCTAGGCATGCTCCTGCCTCGCATGAGGATGACATCGCTATTATCGGAATGTCTGCGCTGTTTCCAGGAGCAGATTCCGTTGACCAATACTGGACAAACATCAGCAACGCCGTAGATTGCACAGGGCCTATCCCGCAAGAGCGGCGCATTTACGCAGAGGATTATCTGGCAGCTACAGGTCAGTCTCCGGCTGAACATCCCGGCTATATGGACTGCGCTTTTGTGGAAGGCATTGATGAGTTTGATTATCGGTTTTTCCGAATATCGCCGAAGGAAGCTAATTTGACCGACCCGTGCCAGAGGGTGTTTATGCAGAAGGCGTGGCATGCCATTGAGGATGCGGGATATGGCGGTGATAAGCTGCGCGGCAGTCGCACAGGCATTTATGTCGGGTTTGCCAACATTATTCGCGATTCGTATCAGAAGATGCTGACTGATGTTGATCCTGTCATGATGTCGGAAGCGATTGTCGGCAACGTATCCGCGATGCTTCCAAGCCGCATTTCCCATATGCTTGATTTGAAGGGGCCGACTATGGTCGTGGATACGGCCTGCTCCTCCTCATTAGTTGCTGTGCATTTGGCTAGTAATGCGATTCGGGGCGGCGATTGCGACATGGCGATAGTCGGCGGCGTCAAGCTATTTCTTATTCCGCTTGATCATGAGCATAACAAAATTGGCATTGAATCCACGGATGGGAAAACGCGCACCTTCGACGCCTATGCGGATGGCTCAGGCAGCGGCGAAGGAACAGCGGCCATCATACTCAAGCCGCTAAGCAAAGCCAAGGCGGATGGCGACCATATTCATGCCGTTATTAAAGGGAGTGCCATCAATCAGGATGGCGCATCAATGGGCATTACCGCGCCAAATCCTGCCGCACAGACTGACGTAATAACGCGGGCGTGGGAGAAGGCGGGCATTCACCCAGAGTCAATCGCCTTTTTTGAAGCCCATGGTACAGGTACTGCTCTTGGCGATCCGATTGAAATCAGCGGCTTGAAGCAGGCGATCGAGTCTTATACGGACAAGAAGCAGTTTTGTGCAATCGGTTCGGTAAAGTCGAACATCGGGCATCTAAATGAAGGGGCCGGAATGGCGTCCATTATTAAATCGGTCATGGCGCTCAAGCATCGGGTCATACCGCCGACACTCTACTTCCAAACGCCAAATCCAAAAATCGACCTGCATGATTCTCCGCTGTTCATCAACGCCCAGTCAAGAAAATGGGAAAATGAAGAGCAGCCCATGAGATGCGCGGTCAGCTCATTTGGCCTAAGCGGCACGAACTGTCACATGATTATTGAGGAGTACACACCGGAGGCTACAGAATCTAATGAGGAAGCGAAGTGTCAAGCACCGCCTCAAATATTGACTTTATCAGCAGCCAGCAAAGGATCGCTTATAAGGCTGATCCGACAGTATGCCAACCGCTTTGAGAATGGCACTGCCGGGACACTTGCTGACATCTGTTATACGGCGAATACAGGGAGAGGACATTACGCTCACCGCCTTGCCCTGATGGTCTCTGATGGGGCTGACCTGATCGGCAAGCTGAAGCATTTGGCCGAGCAGGAGAGCTTAAGCCCGCTTTCAGCGGCAGGAGTGTATTACGGCGAATATCGGGCGGTAAGCGATGAGCGTAGCATTCGCAACCCAGGCGACATTACAGAGGCGAGAAAAAGCGAGCTCGGTCGAGCAGGCGAGCAAGCCGTCATGGCGCTGGAAAACGTACCGGCGGCAGCACGTACCGAAGCGCTGGAGCAGCTTTGCCAGCTTTATGTACAGGGCGCAGATATCCCGTGGGAGCAGCTCTACGCCGAACAAAAGCACGCCAAAGTTCAATTGCCAGTCTATCCGTTCGAGCGGACAAAATGCTGGGCGGACTTTCCTAAATATGCGAAGCAAGCTTTGCCCCGTACGGCTTCTGCTGCCGCTGCTGACACTGCTGTAGCAGTGGATAAGCTGCCAGCTGCCTTTACGATGAGCTGGAAGCAGCAGGAACGATTAGTAGTTTCAGCGGCCAAGCCCGCTGATGGTGTGACCGTCATCGTCCGGGACAGCGACGGCTTTGCTGAGCGTTTGGCTAGCGCATTAAGAGATCAGGGCAGGCAGGTACTTATCGCGCATCCCCCTGATTGGTCCATTAGCGAGGAGACAGCTGCTGCAGAAGGGAGAATGCTAGCTGACTATAGCCAGCTTTTGCAGGAGGCAGCGGAGCAGGGAATTGCTCAAATTATCCATTGCGGCAGCCTGACGAGAAGCGGCATATCCAGCATAGAAGAGCTGAAAGCAAGCCAGCATAGAGGTGCAATGAGCTTGTTCCTGATCATGAAGGCATGGGCTGCCTGCGGTTTTGAGCAAGCTGCGGAAATAGTCGTGTTGACTGAAAATGCTTGCCGCATTTCAGGGGTAGAACGGCAGCTTCGACCCGAAAATGCTCCGCTGCTTGGGCTAGCTAAAGCACTCTCCAAGGAGCATTCGAATATAAGCTGTCGCAGCATCGACATGGACGAAGAGCCGAAGCTAGAGGATATTTTGTCAGAATTATCAATGAATTCAGACAGCAGACTCGTTGCTTTTCGAAATGGAATTCGTTATGTTGAGGTATTTGAGCCATGCAGCAGTCTAAATACGCCTAACGGCGAGGAACTGACTGTTCAAGCGGGAGCCGTCTATCTCATAACGGGCGGCACAGGCGGAATAGGACTTGAAACGGCAAAATGGCTAAGCATCAAAGGCCGCATAAAGCTGGTGCTAGTCAATCGCTCCGAACTGCCTGATCGGCGGACCTGGGATAGCATATTGCTGCAAAACGAGGATCTCAAGCTCTGCGAGAAAATAGCAGCCATTCGGGAGATCGAAGCTAGTGGCTCTGAGGTCATTTTATATCGCTCTGATGTATCCCAATACGATGAAACCGCGGCAATGCTGGAAGATATCCGGCTAACGCACGGGGAAATCAAAGGAATCGTACACGGAGCAGGAATAGCACGTACTGAGTCCATCATGGAGAAGAGCTTGGATACGTTTGAGCAAGTCATCCGTGCCAAAATCTACGGCACATGGCTGCTGGATCAGCTGACTCAGCAGGATCGTCTTGATTTCTTCATTATGTATTCTTCTATTGCGACGATGCTTGAGACGGGCTATCAAAGCGACTATCTGGCGGCAAACGCTTATCTTGATGCCTATAGTGCAGCGCCATCCAGCGATGGAAGACGAAGGCTGACGATTAATTGGACGACATGGCAAGGCAAGGGAATGGCTTCTGATCAAAATTTTCAGGCGGATACGATTTTTAAAACGATACAGGCTGCCCGTGCGCTGGAGCTGCTGGACCTTGTTTGGTGCACGCCGGAAAGCAGAGTTTTGATCGGGGAACTGAATTTGGAGAGCAGGATGGCGTTGTGGCTGCATAACTATGCGATTCAATTATCAGCTGACATTGCGACAAGCCTTGAGACGTTGAACGAACGACTGGCGCAAGTGCCGGAAAGATCATCTAAGTCTGCCGGATATGCAGCTGTTACGCTGATCGGCAGCGAGCATGATGCGTTCAGCGAAACCGAGCGGCAGGTTGCCGAGGCTTGTAAAGGGGTGCTCGGATTTACGGAAATCGACATCCACGAAAGCTTTTTCGAAATGGGAGCTGACTCGCTCATGATTCGCCAAATTTATCAGAAGCTTTCGCAGCTATATACCGAAGAAGTTGTCATTACCGACATGTTCGAGTACCCGACGGTTCATAAGCTGGCTAAGCATATCGAACGGCGGCAAGTAGGGATGGACACGGCTGCTGCTGCCCCGATAAACAATCGGACAGTATTGCAGGATGACGAATTAAACCGGATGTTTGACGAGCTTGATAATGGGGCGCTCGATCTTGAACAGGTGCTCTCCAAGCTCGGCTCCAAAGAGAGGTGA